The following coding sequences lie in one Halomonas sp. 'Soap Lake #6' genomic window:
- a CDS encoding response regulator produces MAVAHKFIVADDHPLFRAALTQALRQLAPQAEIVEADTMEATNEVVNRHPDADLILLDLHMPGAHGFSGLIQLRGQMPDIPVAVVSGSDEPYVVRRAIDYGASGFIPKSSSLQLIAEAVGEILQGEVWLPEALANVLEETSEEESRFAEAIASLTPQQFRVLNMLTEGLLNKQIAYELSVSEATIKAHVTAILRKLGVHSRTQAVIAAQKLEVDPPKVES; encoded by the coding sequence ATGGCAGTAGCCCATAAGTTTATCGTCGCTGACGACCATCCGCTGTTTCGTGCAGCACTCACCCAGGCGTTGCGCCAGCTGGCCCCCCAGGCTGAGATTGTCGAAGCCGACACCATGGAGGCCACTAATGAAGTCGTCAACCGCCATCCTGATGCGGATTTAATTCTGCTGGATTTACACATGCCGGGTGCCCATGGCTTCTCAGGCTTGATCCAGTTGCGCGGACAGATGCCTGATATTCCGGTCGCCGTTGTATCAGGAAGCGACGAGCCCTACGTAGTGCGTCGTGCTATTGACTACGGCGCATCAGGTTTTATCCCTAAATCTTCCTCTCTACAGCTGATTGCAGAGGCCGTGGGAGAAATTTTGCAGGGTGAAGTATGGCTACCTGAAGCACTCGCCAATGTATTGGAGGAGACGAGCGAAGAAGAGTCGCGTTTTGCCGAGGCGATTGCTTCGCTAACGCCTCAACAGTTTCGCGTACTCAATATGTTGACTGAAGGCTTGTTGAATAAACAGATCGCCTATGAACTGAGCGTATCTGAAGCAACAATCAAGGCCCACGTCACCGCTATTTTGCGCAAGCTGGGCGTGCACTCCCGCACCCAAGCGGTCATTGCTGCGCAAAAACTGGAAGTGGATCCTCCTAAAGTCGAGTCATAA
- a CDS encoding hybrid sensor histidine kinase/response regulator, with amino-acid sequence MFHGGLLVAVSLLYIAILFGIAWYGDRRARTHGASRRRPIIYSLALAIYCTSWTFYGAVGQAATAGWSFASIFVGPILTFLLFWPVLAKMIRVAKHQNVTSIADFIASRYGKTQSLAAFASLVALIGTLPYIALQLKAVSTSFSVLTDAQDMTHTPLFGDTAFYVAIVMAIFAILFGTRHTDATEHHEGLIHAVAFESLVKLAAFLVLGAFVTWGMFGGLSELMAHAESQLELQRQLANQDFGQSFWAQTLLAMLAILCLPRQFHVAVVENIHPDDASKARWLFPLYLLAIAFFVIPLAAAGLLLFSDSGVEPDTYVLALSMASGHEWLTLLTFIGGFSAATGMVIVAAVAVSIMISNEIVIPALFRLRWFDTKARDYGRLVLRARRLTIVAVLAMAYGFYQLIGEFTSLASIGMLSFAAAAQFAPALIGGLYWKRGNRLGVIVGMNAGFAIWAYSLLMPAMINTGVLPHEWLAGGPLGLAWLSPTALFGLNLGDTLTHGVMLSLGINLFCYIFVSQVTSQRVVERIQASLFVDSVETRQTSVNRPWTGATTVGDLKVLCERFLGANQVDRAFEDYARRTGKPMEDGTRASIDVIQFTERFLASVLGASSARIVVNSALQGRGIGISDVISIVDEASQVLEFNRALLQATIENINQGISVVDQNLRLVVWNQRYLELFRFPDHLIRVGAPMDRIFRYNAHNGEYGPGDPEEHVQLLLDNIRDGQPHRYVRYRQDGSVLEVQGNPMPGGGFVYTYQDITQQKRIEEALIRSENNIRIYTDNVPALIAYFDKESRYLFTNRAYEQAFSIDRNAVIGRRYEDVLPVKQAEERLPWMKRALTGERVSFEVSMRVNNAMRYMLVTYTPHFGDSQSILGFFALYQDITERRQAEIALKETNETLEERVRERTQALSEANAALRQENRVRAEAEQALRQAKQLAEDANASKTRFLAAASHDLLQPLNAARLFTSALMQNVTTSDTQRTIGHIDNSLQAAEELLGTLLDISKLDAGALTPRRSHFALADIFRPLRAEFEVMADDRGLDLNVVPTQQWVDSDPQMLRRIVQNFLSNAIRYTQEGHVLMGCRRHGDHLSIEVWDSGPGIPESKLTEIFQEFRRLDQVSRHKESEKGLGLGLSIADRMSRVLDHPIKVRSWVGVGTVFAVSVPIVAARELAPTDQEPQGRRGGNKLAGTRIVCIDNETLILEGMTAMLSGWGCEVFTATSIGGAKSILRNMDGDPDAILADYHLDNEVTGLMALEALSERLTTAVPGIVITADRTEAVAEEIKRAGYQLLLKPVKPAALRALLTRTLQASRASG; translated from the coding sequence ATGTTTCATGGCGGGCTGCTGGTCGCAGTATCACTACTATATATTGCGATTCTGTTTGGGATTGCGTGGTACGGGGACCGTCGTGCCCGCACCCATGGCGCTAGCCGTCGTCGGCCTATTATCTACAGCCTAGCGCTGGCCATTTATTGCACCTCCTGGACGTTTTATGGCGCAGTGGGCCAAGCGGCTACTGCAGGCTGGTCATTTGCCAGCATTTTTGTCGGCCCCATTCTAACGTTTCTACTGTTTTGGCCAGTACTGGCCAAGATGATTCGTGTTGCCAAGCATCAAAACGTTACCTCAATCGCCGACTTTATTGCCTCTCGCTACGGTAAAACTCAGTCGCTGGCTGCTTTTGCCAGCTTAGTCGCACTCATTGGTACCCTGCCCTACATTGCGTTGCAGCTTAAAGCCGTCTCCACCTCTTTTAGCGTGCTGACCGACGCACAGGACATGACCCACACCCCGCTCTTTGGCGATACTGCCTTTTACGTGGCAATCGTGATGGCGATTTTCGCTATTCTGTTTGGCACACGCCATACCGACGCGACGGAACACCATGAGGGGCTTATTCATGCGGTAGCTTTTGAGTCGCTGGTAAAGCTCGCGGCATTTCTTGTACTAGGCGCATTTGTAACATGGGGTATGTTTGGCGGACTAAGTGAACTGATGGCCCATGCAGAAAGCCAGCTAGAGCTTCAGCGCCAGCTAGCCAACCAGGATTTTGGCCAAAGCTTTTGGGCGCAAACCCTACTCGCTATGCTGGCAATTCTCTGTTTACCACGACAGTTTCATGTAGCGGTTGTGGAGAACATCCACCCTGATGATGCCTCCAAAGCACGCTGGCTGTTTCCACTCTATTTGCTCGCCATTGCGTTTTTCGTGATACCACTGGCCGCTGCTGGCCTGCTACTTTTCTCAGATAGCGGAGTAGAACCTGATACTTACGTACTGGCGCTTTCCATGGCATCAGGGCATGAGTGGTTAACACTGCTGACGTTTATCGGTGGATTTTCCGCCGCCACAGGCATGGTGATCGTCGCTGCGGTTGCTGTTTCCATCATGATCTCCAATGAGATTGTCATCCCCGCCCTGTTCAGGTTGCGCTGGTTTGATACCAAGGCCCGCGACTATGGCCGCCTGGTGCTACGCGCACGGCGTCTCACCATTGTGGCCGTGCTGGCCATGGCCTACGGTTTTTATCAGCTAATAGGCGAATTCACCTCACTGGCCTCTATCGGCATGCTCTCTTTTGCAGCCGCCGCCCAGTTTGCACCTGCACTGATTGGTGGGCTGTACTGGAAGCGCGGTAACCGCCTGGGCGTGATTGTAGGGATGAACGCGGGCTTTGCTATATGGGCCTATAGCCTGCTAATGCCAGCCATGATCAACACTGGCGTGCTACCCCATGAGTGGCTAGCAGGCGGCCCCCTAGGGCTTGCCTGGCTATCACCCACGGCGCTATTTGGTCTAAACCTAGGCGATACCCTTACTCATGGAGTGATGCTCTCACTAGGCATCAATTTATTCTGCTACATTTTTGTTTCACAGGTCACCTCTCAGCGTGTGGTTGAGCGTATTCAAGCATCACTATTTGTGGATAGCGTCGAAACCCGCCAAACCTCGGTTAACCGGCCCTGGACAGGCGCCACCACAGTGGGTGATTTAAAGGTACTGTGTGAGCGTTTTCTCGGCGCGAACCAAGTTGATCGCGCTTTTGAGGATTATGCCCGCCGAACCGGCAAACCCATGGAGGACGGTACCCGAGCATCCATTGACGTCATCCAGTTTACTGAGCGTTTTTTAGCCTCGGTATTAGGCGCATCCTCGGCACGCATCGTAGTGAACTCCGCGCTGCAAGGGCGTGGGATTGGCATTTCCGATGTCATCTCGATCGTTGATGAAGCCTCCCAGGTACTGGAGTTTAACCGTGCGCTCCTGCAGGCCACTATTGAGAATATCAATCAAGGTATTAGCGTTGTTGATCAGAACCTCAGGTTAGTGGTGTGGAACCAACGCTATTTAGAGCTATTCCGCTTCCCTGACCATTTGATTCGTGTCGGTGCACCGATGGATCGCATCTTCCGCTATAACGCTCACAACGGCGAGTACGGCCCAGGAGACCCCGAAGAGCACGTTCAGCTGCTGCTGGATAATATTCGCGATGGCCAACCCCACCGCTACGTGCGCTATCGCCAGGATGGCAGCGTACTTGAGGTTCAGGGCAACCCAATGCCTGGCGGCGGCTTTGTATACACCTATCAGGACATCACCCAGCAAAAGCGCATCGAAGAGGCGCTGATACGTTCTGAAAACAATATCCGTATTTACACCGATAACGTACCGGCACTCATCGCCTACTTTGATAAAGAGAGCCGCTACCTATTTACCAACCGTGCCTATGAACAGGCATTTAGCATCGACCGTAATGCGGTGATTGGGCGGCGCTATGAAGATGTTTTACCCGTTAAACAGGCCGAAGAGCGCCTACCTTGGATGAAGCGGGCACTGACAGGGGAGCGGGTTAGCTTTGAAGTATCGATGCGCGTTAACAATGCAATGCGCTATATGTTGGTCACCTACACGCCTCACTTCGGCGATAGCCAGTCAATTCTTGGCTTTTTTGCACTTTATCAGGATATTACTGAACGTCGCCAAGCTGAGATTGCGCTGAAAGAGACCAACGAAACCCTTGAAGAGCGAGTACGCGAACGCACCCAGGCATTGTCTGAAGCGAATGCGGCGCTGCGCCAGGAAAACCGTGTACGTGCTGAAGCCGAGCAAGCATTACGTCAGGCTAAACAGTTGGCCGAAGATGCCAACGCCTCAAAAACACGCTTTTTGGCCGCAGCCAGCCACGACCTACTGCAGCCGTTGAATGCCGCACGCTTGTTTACCTCGGCTTTGATGCAGAATGTCACTACCAGCGACACTCAGCGCACCATTGGGCATATCGACAACTCCTTACAGGCCGCTGAAGAGCTGCTTGGCACCCTACTGGACATTTCAAAGCTGGATGCCGGCGCCCTAACCCCTCGGCGCAGCCACTTTGCCCTAGCGGATATTTTCCGCCCGCTGCGTGCTGAGTTTGAAGTGATGGCGGATGATCGCGGCTTGGATCTCAATGTCGTTCCAACCCAGCAGTGGGTCGATTCTGACCCACAAATGCTACGCCGAATTGTGCAAAACTTCCTCTCCAACGCCATTCGCTATACCCAGGAAGGACACGTATTGATGGGTTGCCGCCGCCATGGAGACCATCTCTCCATAGAGGTATGGGATAGCGGCCCAGGTATTCCAGAGTCTAAATTGACGGAAATTTTCCAAGAGTTTCGTCGCCTGGATCAGGTCTCACGCCATAAAGAGAGCGAAAAAGGGTTAGGCCTAGGGCTTTCCATTGCCGACCGTATGAGCCGTGTGCTTGACCACCCCATCAAAGTGCGCTCTTGGGTAGGCGTAGGTACAGTTTTTGCCGTTAGCGTGCCTATTGTAGCGGCACGTGAGCTTGCTCCAACCGACCAAGAGCCTCAAGGTCGCCGTGGCGGCAATAAGCTAGCAGGCACCCGAATTGTATGTATCGACAACGAAACGTTAATTCTTGAAGGTATGACCGCTATGCTCAGTGGCTGGGGGTGCGAAGTATTCACCGCAACCAGCATTGGCGGTGCCAAATCAATCCTGCGTAACATGGACGGTGACCCTGATGCGATATTGGCGGATTACCATCTAGATAACGAAGTGACGGGCCTGATGGCACTCGAGGCACTCAGTGAGCGGCTGACAACGGCGGTGCCGGGCATTGTGATTACCGCTGACCGCACCGAGGCCGTAGCAGAAGAGATCAAACGAGCGGGCTATCAATTGCTTTTGAAGCCGGTTAAACCCGCAGCGCTACGTGCCCTATTAACACGTACACTCCAAGCTAGCCGTGCTAGTGGGTAA
- a CDS encoding SprT family zinc-dependent metalloprotease, with translation MKTSPLPPWPLEQLAALSAAALQCAAETRVTEALERCREVYPELPTPKVWFDLKGASAGQAHLGRGGLRFNPVLLEANRSAFFDEVIPHEMAHWLVFHLKNGPRLKPHGREWQSVMRDLFGLQPSVTHRFDIQQSQSRPYHYRCHCQSHYFTARRHSLVVKGRRYRCRHCDQTLVYTALGKP, from the coding sequence ATGAAGACTTCACCACTGCCTCCGTGGCCTCTAGAACAGCTGGCGGCTTTATCTGCCGCTGCCCTGCAGTGTGCAGCGGAAACACGGGTGACGGAAGCGCTTGAGCGGTGCCGAGAAGTGTACCCTGAGCTGCCGACACCAAAGGTGTGGTTTGACTTGAAGGGGGCTTCGGCGGGGCAAGCCCACTTGGGACGCGGCGGTTTGCGATTCAATCCAGTGCTATTAGAGGCTAATCGCAGCGCCTTTTTTGATGAGGTCATCCCCCATGAAATGGCGCATTGGTTAGTGTTTCATTTAAAGAATGGCCCGCGTTTGAAACCCCATGGGCGTGAATGGCAGTCGGTAATGCGGGATCTATTTGGTTTACAGCCAAGCGTGACTCACCGTTTTGATATTCAACAGTCGCAGTCTCGACCTTATCATTATCGGTGCCATTGCCAATCTCATTATTTTACCGCTAGACGTCACTCTTTAGTGGTAAAGGGGCGCCGGTATCGCTGCCGTCATTGTGATCAGACCTTGGTCTACACTGCTTTAGGTAAACCTTAA
- the acs gene encoding acetate--CoA ligase → MSEHKNVYPVRDSIAASAWADKDKYSAMYQQSLEDPDSFWAEQAKRLDWIKAPTKIKNTSFARDNVDIRWFEDGQLNVSANCLDRHLEKRGDQTAIIWEGDNPEDSKHISYRELYERTNQLANGLKSLGIKKGDTVTLYMPMIPEAAMAMLACARIGAVHSVVFGGFSPDAVAQRVIGADSKLVITADESVRGGKHVPLKENVDSALTRNGTDVCKNVLVVKRTGGDIEWQEGRDIWFDELVDKQSTECPAEAMGAEDPLFILYTSGSTGAPKGLKHTTGGYLTYAAMTHQYIFDYQEGEIYWCTADVGWVTGHSYIVYGPLANGATTLMFEGVPSYPTHGRMGEIVDKHQVNILYTAPTAVRALMAHGDNVMDSSKRDSLRLLGSVGEPINPEAWEWFYRVIGNENCPIVDTWWQTETGGIMIAPLPGATDLKPGSATTPFFGVKPALVDNEGREMEGVAEGNLVILDSWPGQARSIWGDHERFVQTYFSTYDGMYFTGDGCRRDEDGYYWITGRVDDVLNVSGHRMGTAEIESSLVAHPSVAEAAVVGFPHDIKGQGIYIYVTLNGGIDPTDELKKELTQWVRKDIGPIASPDVIQWAPGLPKTRSGKIMRRILRKIAANECDGLGDTSTLADPSVVDELIEHRANQ, encoded by the coding sequence ATGAGCGAACATAAAAACGTCTATCCAGTACGCGATAGCATCGCCGCCAGTGCGTGGGCAGATAAAGATAAGTATAGCGCTATGTATCAACAGTCGCTGGAAGACCCAGACAGCTTCTGGGCTGAACAGGCCAAACGGCTCGACTGGATTAAAGCGCCCACCAAGATAAAAAACACCTCTTTCGCACGTGATAATGTTGATATCCGCTGGTTTGAAGATGGCCAGCTTAATGTCAGTGCTAACTGCCTTGACCGCCATTTGGAAAAGCGTGGTGATCAAACGGCAATTATTTGGGAAGGCGATAACCCCGAAGATTCGAAGCATATTAGCTACCGTGAGCTGTACGAGCGGACTAATCAGTTGGCGAACGGGCTTAAATCGCTCGGTATTAAAAAAGGCGATACCGTTACGCTGTACATGCCGATGATCCCTGAAGCAGCGATGGCGATGCTGGCTTGTGCCCGCATCGGTGCCGTTCACTCTGTTGTATTTGGCGGCTTCTCGCCGGATGCTGTTGCTCAGCGGGTAATTGGTGCCGACTCCAAGTTGGTGATTACCGCCGATGAGTCGGTACGTGGTGGTAAGCATGTGCCACTGAAAGAGAACGTTGACTCCGCACTGACGCGTAACGGCACTGATGTGTGTAAGAATGTGTTGGTAGTGAAGCGTACTGGCGGTGATATTGAATGGCAGGAAGGACGCGATATCTGGTTTGACGAGCTAGTCGACAAGCAGTCAACCGAGTGCCCGGCAGAGGCCATGGGCGCTGAAGATCCGCTGTTTATTCTGTATACCTCCGGTTCTACCGGTGCGCCGAAAGGTTTGAAGCATACAACCGGTGGCTACCTTACCTACGCGGCCATGACGCATCAATACATCTTTGACTACCAAGAAGGTGAGATCTATTGGTGCACGGCCGATGTTGGTTGGGTAACTGGGCATAGCTATATTGTCTATGGTCCGCTTGCCAATGGTGCCACTACGTTGATGTTTGAAGGGGTACCAAGCTACCCGACCCATGGTCGTATGGGCGAAATTGTCGATAAACATCAGGTTAATATCCTTTACACTGCTCCTACCGCCGTACGTGCCTTGATGGCTCATGGCGATAATGTGATGGATTCTAGCAAGCGTGATTCGCTGCGCTTACTAGGCTCGGTAGGTGAGCCAATCAACCCGGAAGCCTGGGAGTGGTTCTATCGAGTTATTGGTAACGAGAACTGCCCCATCGTGGATACCTGGTGGCAAACCGAAACCGGTGGCATCATGATTGCACCGCTGCCTGGTGCCACTGATCTAAAACCAGGCTCGGCCACCACGCCCTTTTTTGGGGTGAAGCCAGCACTGGTGGATAACGAAGGCCGTGAAATGGAAGGTGTTGCCGAAGGTAACCTGGTGATCCTGGACTCCTGGCCAGGCCAAGCGCGCTCGATCTGGGGCGATCACGAGCGTTTTGTGCAAACCTATTTCTCTACCTATGATGGTATGTACTTTACCGGTGATGGCTGTCGTCGTGATGAAGATGGCTACTACTGGATTACTGGCCGCGTAGATGATGTGCTCAATGTCTCCGGTCACCGTATGGGGACCGCTGAAATCGAGTCGTCTTTAGTGGCGCACCCGTCGGTGGCAGAAGCGGCAGTAGTAGGCTTCCCTCATGACATAAAAGGACAGGGTATCTACATTTATGTGACGCTGAACGGTGGTATCGACCCCACCGATGAACTGAAGAAAGAACTTACTCAGTGGGTGCGTAAGGATATAGGCCCTATCGCTTCACCAGATGTCATTCAGTGGGCACCAGGCCTGCCTAAGACACGCTCAGGTAAAATTATGCGCCGTATCCTGCGCAAGATTGCAGCCAATGAGTGTGACGGTTTAGGGGATACCAGTACCTTGGCAGACCCATCCGTAGTGGATGAGCTGATTGAGCATCGCGCTAATCAGTAG
- a CDS encoding YecA/YgfB family protein translates to MAERNNMPAATSPDNAPPQPLLEDEQLERLDDFLDSEQVGEDALDLISAHGFLVALAVAPSELPPTQWLTELFQGEPAYQDDAERDEITHLLTLLRDNAVAVLEQGGLPELPFELTLDGLPSEETPIGDWCAGFMEGVFSDESAWFQDDEEAAATLLLPFMLLSGLFDDEPDMAEMAKDQANQEMLVAQLPELVLDLYLHYRVPPETPKPKPRKKTPAKGKKRK, encoded by the coding sequence ATGGCAGAGCGCAATAACATGCCCGCAGCAACTTCGCCCGACAATGCCCCGCCTCAGCCGCTGCTTGAGGATGAGCAACTGGAAAGGCTAGATGACTTTTTAGATTCTGAACAGGTCGGTGAAGATGCGCTTGACCTCATTTCTGCCCATGGCTTCTTAGTCGCCTTGGCCGTTGCGCCAAGTGAACTGCCGCCCACTCAGTGGCTCACAGAGCTATTTCAAGGCGAGCCAGCTTATCAAGATGACGCTGAGCGCGACGAAATTACTCACTTATTGACACTACTGCGGGATAACGCGGTGGCGGTGCTGGAACAGGGAGGCCTGCCAGAGCTACCTTTTGAATTAACCCTTGATGGACTGCCCTCAGAAGAGACACCCATTGGCGACTGGTGCGCAGGCTTCATGGAGGGCGTTTTCAGTGATGAGAGCGCTTGGTTCCAGGATGATGAAGAAGCTGCTGCCACCCTTCTGCTGCCTTTCATGCTGCTCTCTGGGCTATTCGATGATGAACCTGACATGGCAGAAATGGCCAAAGATCAAGCCAACCAGGAAATGCTAGTTGCCCAACTGCCCGAGCTGGTACTTGACCTTTACCTGCACTACCGTGTGCCGCCAGAAACGCCTAAACCCAAACCACGCAAGAAAACGCCGGCTAAAGGCAAAAAGCGCAAGTAA